A genomic window from Oscillospiraceae bacterium includes:
- a CDS encoding LuxR C-terminal-related transcriptional regulator: protein MKPHIFRSDAAIHPENRAYLERPRINKLLENAVKSPYVTVTAGAGYGKTQAVYAFLQHYGAPTAWMQLSQRDNLATRFWENFARTIALYNRHVAERMRELGFPETDDQFARVLSIPEDELALNEKYVLVFDDFHFIEDEAVLRFIKRAIQAPFPNITMMLISRVNPDISTVSLLSKGLLVNINENELRFTEEETAQYFQLLGRQLSSQSVSNIHSDTLGWAFAINLVGLSLKKAPAHERNARIAMKLNIFKMIEDEIFFEISERLRRFLARLSLIDHLSADLVSILAMDETLVDEMKKVSSFIRYDIYSSAYLIHHLFLDYLRQKQNILTEEEKRDTYLKAAGWCNENNYQTDAISYYDKAGEYAAIVRIAHHFPLQIPFEQAKFVLSVYDSAPAERLERIAHYHSQRSRLLMSMARYDEAAAEINERIRKFSALPASAFNNQVLCGAYKELGIIDYLMSPYTDRYDFDLMLKKAYDCYMLSPYDVNAALTSVSMNAWASKVSGTRRGAMEEYIAALTRAIPYAATVLNGYMCGLDDLAKGELLFYKGSLKAAEVSITQALRKAEARDQYEIRNRSLFYLIRVGVAQGKFEKMQELFGALEKQLEISEYVLRFTSYDIVSSWYYAMIGKPRLAATWLKENFTCDSIGALIAGFGNFVKTKFYYADKRYHELLSFIEDGQGTDSVLFGKLEMKALEAVCHYQIKDTAAALAALRDAYDLASSNDLVMPFIELGKDMRTLTAAALRSDGCDIPRPWLEMINRKAATYAKRLTQVISAYNRMNNINDDVRLSPRETAVLNDLYHGLSRSEIAAGQGLSINTVKMVLNTIYTKLGADSMADVLRAALERKLIQ, encoded by the coding sequence ATGAAACCTCATATATTTCGCAGTGACGCGGCCATCCATCCCGAGAACCGCGCCTATCTGGAACGACCGCGCATCAACAAGCTGCTGGAAAACGCCGTGAAAAGCCCCTATGTTACGGTTACCGCCGGCGCGGGCTATGGAAAGACCCAAGCGGTCTACGCCTTTCTCCAACATTACGGCGCGCCCACAGCGTGGATGCAGCTCTCCCAACGCGACAATCTGGCTACGCGGTTTTGGGAAAATTTTGCGCGCACCATAGCGCTTTATAACAGGCATGTAGCGGAGCGTATGCGGGAATTGGGCTTCCCGGAGACGGACGATCAGTTCGCCAGGGTGCTTTCCATCCCCGAGGACGAACTGGCGCTCAACGAAAAATATGTGCTGGTGTTTGACGATTTCCACTTCATAGAAGACGAGGCGGTGCTGCGATTCATCAAACGCGCCATCCAGGCGCCTTTTCCAAACATCACGATGATGCTGATTTCACGGGTGAATCCGGATATCAGCACCGTCAGTTTGCTGTCGAAGGGACTTCTGGTCAATATCAATGAGAATGAGCTGCGTTTCACCGAGGAGGAGACGGCCCAGTATTTTCAATTGCTGGGCCGTCAGCTGTCTTCACAGAGCGTTTCCAATATCCACAGCGACACATTGGGATGGGCTTTTGCCATAAACCTGGTGGGACTGTCTCTGAAAAAAGCCCCCGCCCACGAACGAAACGCTCGCATCGCCATGAAGCTGAATATATTTAAAATGATCGAGGACGAAATATTTTTCGAGATCTCGGAAAGACTGCGGCGGTTTCTCGCCCGGTTATCGCTGATCGACCATCTCTCCGCGGATTTGGTTTCAATTCTGGCCATGGATGAAACCTTGGTGGACGAAATGAAAAAGGTCAGCTCGTTTATCCGCTATGATATCTATTCGAGCGCATATTTGATCCACCACTTGTTTCTTGATTATCTGAGACAAAAGCAAAACATCCTGACCGAGGAGGAAAAGCGCGACACTTACCTGAAAGCGGCGGGCTGGTGCAACGAAAACAATTACCAGACGGACGCCATCTCTTATTATGATAAGGCGGGCGAATACGCGGCGATCGTCAGGATCGCGCACCATTTTCCGTTGCAGATCCCCTTTGAGCAGGCTAAATTTGTCCTCAGCGTATACGACAGCGCGCCGGCGGAACGATTGGAACGGATTGCTCATTACCATTCCCAGCGCTCCCGTCTTCTCATGAGTATGGCCCGTTATGATGAGGCCGCCGCGGAAATAAACGAACGCATCCGTAAGTTCTCCGCCTTGCCGGCCTCCGCTTTCAACAACCAAGTTCTTTGTGGGGCGTATAAAGAGTTGGGGATCATAGATTACCTGATGAGTCCTTATACCGATCGCTATGATTTTGACCTTATGCTGAAGAAAGCCTATGATTGTTACATGCTCAGTCCATATGACGTAAACGCCGCCCTAACCAGCGTCAGCATGAACGCTTGGGCGTCTAAGGTGAGCGGCACAAGGCGGGGCGCGATGGAAGAGTACATAGCCGCCTTGACCCGGGCCATTCCTTACGCGGCGACTGTTTTGAACGGCTACATGTGTGGATTGGATGATTTGGCCAAAGGTGAGCTTCTGTTTTATAAAGGCAGCTTGAAGGCCGCCGAGGTCTCCATCACGCAGGCGCTGCGCAAGGCGGAAGCGCGGGATCAATATGAAATCAGGAACCGGTCGCTGTTTTATCTCATACGCGTCGGGGTCGCTCAAGGCAAATTTGAAAAAATGCAAGAATTGTTTGGCGCTCTGGAAAAACAACTGGAAATCAGCGAGTATGTCCTCCGCTTCACATCCTATGACATCGTGTCCAGTTGGTACTATGCTATGATTGGCAAGCCGCGGCTTGCGGCGACTTGGCTCAAAGAAAATTTTACCTGTGACTCCATCGGCGCCCTGATCGCGGGATTTGGGAATTTTGTCAAAACGAAATTTTACTATGCCGACAAGCGGTATCATGAACTGCTGTCCTTCATTGAGGACGGGCAAGGCACGGATTCGGTGCTGTTTGGAAAACTGGAAATGAAGGCGTTGGAGGCCGTTTGCCACTATCAGATCAAGGATACGGCCGCGGCGCTGGCCGCTCTGCGGGACGCCTATGATTTGGCTTCGTCCAACGATTTGGTCATGCCCTTCATTGAACTGGGCAAGGATATGCGTACGCTCACCGCCGCGGCGTTGCGAAGCGACGGCTGTGACATCCCCCGCCCGTGGCTTGAAATGATCAACCGGAAGGCGGCCACTTACGCCAAGCGCCTGACCCAAGTGATCTCTGCCTATAACAGGATGAATAACATAAACGACGACGTGCGCCTGTCGCCCCGGGAAACGGCGGTGCTGAACGATTTGTACCACGGCCTTTCCCGATCGGAGATTGCCGCCGGCCAGGGTTTGTCGATCAATACAGTGAAGATGGTGCTGAACACAATTTACACAAAGTTAGGTGCGGATAGTATGGCGGATGTGCTCCGCGCCGCCCTGGAACGAAAATTGATTCAGTAG
- a CDS encoding LuxR C-terminal-related transcriptional regulator → MERPRVHTLLEDAVQSPLVAVSAGAGYGKTQAVYSFLQRYGAVTTWIQLSERDNLSARFWENFARTIMLYDKRFAERLLDVGFPDTEDQFMNYLSIPEDEIPFNEKNVIVFDDFHLLENKSVLRFISRSVQTPFPNLTTIVISRAEPDINIVGMLSRGLAVGVSEDDLRFTEEETARYFQLLGVPLTAQSLANIYHDTSGWAFAISLVGLSLKKAPSQEREARAAMKLNIFNMIEDEFFLVVSERLRRFLIRLSLIDHLSTDLVPILAEDQSLVDEIKKISAFIRYDIYTQAYLIHQLFLDYLRQKQHTLTEKEKRDTYLKAARWCDANDYKMDAISYYDKAGKYEPIIDIVYQFPLQIPTDPARFILGVYDGGPKRLLESNARYHLQHTRLLLSLGRYADAVAEIDRRISKYSALPASDFKHQVLCGAYEALGFAHYLDSPRTGRYDFDLALAKADEYYRLSPYPEFGAVTSMSVDAWASKVGTAQSGAMEEYITVLERAIPHVENLLNGCMSGLDDLAKGELEFYKGRLELAEKFIGQALHKSEARKQYEVRNRALFYLLRIGMAQGDYEKTRRIFKQLEAQLEFAEYSPRFITFEIVSSWYYTAISQSQNVTAWIKSNFAQGALGSFNAIFGNVVRAKYYYTDRRYDELLAFIQGEQSLSAVLFGKLEMKVLEAVCRYQTKQRDAALTALGEAYDLALSNELIMPFIELGKDMRTLTASAMRDKDCSIPRQWLETVGRKAATYAKHLAIVASDYKIANNISDDVHLSSVELEILNELYQGGSRSQIAADRHLTVGTVKMIQNSIYMKLDADNPADLIRAALSRNLIRDTL, encoded by the coding sequence TTGGAACGGCCCCGGGTCCATACGCTGCTGGAGGACGCCGTGCAAAGCCCCCTCGTCGCCGTTTCCGCCGGCGCGGGATACGGCAAGACCCAGGCGGTCTATTCCTTTCTTCAGCGATATGGCGCCGTCACCACATGGATACAATTGTCCGAACGCGACAATCTGAGCGCGCGGTTTTGGGAGAACTTCGCGCGGACCATCATGCTGTACGACAAGCGTTTCGCGGAGCGTCTTCTGGACGTGGGTTTCCCCGATACGGAAGATCAGTTCATGAATTATCTGTCGATTCCGGAGGATGAAATTCCGTTCAACGAAAAAAATGTGATTGTGTTTGATGATTTCCATTTATTGGAAAATAAATCCGTTCTACGCTTCATCAGCCGTTCCGTCCAGACTCCCTTCCCCAATTTGACGACGATTGTGATTTCACGGGCGGAGCCCGACATCAATATCGTCGGCATGCTGTCAAGAGGGCTTGCGGTCGGCGTCAGCGAGGACGATCTGCGCTTTACCGAAGAAGAAACGGCACGGTATTTCCAATTGCTCGGCGTCCCCCTGACCGCCCAGAGCCTCGCCAATATTTATCACGATACCTCCGGATGGGCCTTTGCCATCAGTCTGGTGGGCCTGTCTCTGAAAAAAGCGCCGTCCCAGGAGCGGGAGGCCCGCGCCGCGATGAAGCTGAATATCTTTAACATGATCGAGGACGAGTTTTTTCTCGTCGTCTCGGAAAGGCTGAGGCGTTTTCTGATCCGCCTGTCGCTGATCGACCATCTCTCTACAGATTTGGTTCCCATTTTGGCCGAAGACCAGAGCCTGGTAGACGAAATAAAAAAAATCAGCGCCTTTATCCGCTACGATATTTATACGCAAGCGTACCTGATCCATCAGTTGTTTCTTGACTATTTGCGACAAAAACAGCATACCCTCACGGAAAAGGAAAAGCGCGATACGTATCTGAAAGCGGCGCGCTGGTGCGACGCGAACGATTACAAGATGGACGCGATCTCTTACTATGACAAGGCCGGAAAATACGAGCCAATCATTGACATCGTATACCAATTCCCGCTGCAGATTCCGACGGACCCGGCCAGATTCATACTCGGCGTCTATGACGGCGGTCCCAAGCGGCTGCTGGAAAGCAACGCCCGTTACCACCTTCAGCATACGCGCCTTTTACTGAGTCTGGGCCGCTACGCGGACGCTGTCGCAGAGATCGACCGCCGCATCAGCAAGTATTCCGCCTTGCCCGCTTCCGATTTCAAACACCAAGTGCTTTGCGGCGCCTATGAGGCCCTAGGTTTTGCCCATTATCTGGATTCGCCCCGCACCGGCCGCTATGACTTCGATCTGGCGCTGGCAAAAGCGGACGAATACTACCGGCTCAGCCCTTACCCCGAATTCGGAGCCGTCACCAGCATGAGTGTAGACGCCTGGGCTTCCAAGGTAGGCACGGCGCAAAGCGGCGCGATGGAAGAATACATAACCGTGCTGGAGCGCGCGATTCCCCATGTGGAAAATCTACTGAACGGATGTATGTCCGGGTTGGACGATCTGGCCAAAGGCGAACTGGAGTTTTACAAGGGCCGTCTCGAATTGGCCGAGAAATTCATCGGGCAGGCGCTGCATAAATCAGAAGCGCGTAAACAGTACGAAGTGCGCAACCGGGCGCTGTTTTATCTCCTGCGCATCGGCATGGCACAGGGAGATTATGAAAAAACCCGGAGAATATTCAAACAGCTGGAGGCGCAGCTGGAATTCGCCGAATATTCGCCCCGTTTTATCACCTTTGAAATCGTGTCCAGCTGGTATTACACGGCAATCAGTCAGTCTCAAAACGTAACCGCCTGGATCAAAAGCAATTTTGCCCAAGGCGCGCTTGGTTCTTTCAACGCGATCTTCGGCAACGTGGTCCGGGCAAAATATTATTATACCGACCGCCGTTATGACGAGCTGCTGGCCTTTATTCAGGGCGAACAGAGCCTGAGCGCCGTATTGTTCGGCAAATTGGAGATGAAGGTTCTGGAAGCCGTCTGCCGCTACCAAACCAAACAAAGAGACGCGGCGCTGACCGCGCTGGGAGAGGCTTATGACCTGGCGCTGTCCAACGAGCTGATCATGCCCTTTATCGAGCTGGGCAAGGATATGCGTACGCTGACCGCCTCGGCCATGCGCGACAAAGACTGCTCGATCCCCAGACAGTGGCTGGAAACGGTCGGCCGGAAGGCGGCGACCTACGCCAAGCATCTGGCGATTGTGGCTTCGGACTACAAAATAGCGAACAATATCAGCGACGACGTGCATCTGTCCTCTGTGGAGCTGGAGATTCTAAACGAGCTGTACCAGGGGGGATCCCGGTCACAGATCGCCGCGGACCGGCACTTGACGGTAGGTACGGTGAAGATGATACAAAATTCCATTTACATGAAGCTGGACGCGGATAATCCGGCGGATCTGATCCGCGCCGCGCTGAGTCGGAATTTGATAAGGGATACGCTATGA